Genomic segment of Salvia hispanica cultivar TCC Black 2014 chromosome 2, UniMelb_Shisp_WGS_1.0, whole genome shotgun sequence:
aaattaacaatattaagttgaatattcaaatattatttaaatgacaTCGACAActtttatcaatatatttaataattcaaGCTAAAATTTTGTCATTGCCAActaaaatatgttaaaatttcaaatactattattGATTCAAGTTGAACACTTTAATGTGGTTTGTTTATTGATGTAATAACCGACCATTACGTGCACGTCCAACCATGTCCTAATAACCTATGATATTTTTGCGTCACactaatatgtaattaatggCACACGTCTTTGtctaatttaatcatatttatatcattttatatataggaGTTGGTAGTTCTTCTTGTAGGcaactcaaataaaataaaaaattccaGTAGTCAAGTTATTAATATCAACAAATTGTGTTCtaccatattttttattttttggctACGTATATCgccttttcttttgttttttccctCGATAAGGATATGCTTAGATTTATTAGCCACCTACAATTACAAAAATagagatcaaataaaatgtaatttagtTAGGGGAGGGGGAAATGTGATGTGACCCACTACAAATAATTAGACaatgtaatatatttatattaaaattatagtactccatttcaTAAGTTACTATTTATGCCAAGGGTTGTAATCTTTTCCAATATTATGTTTAGAATCTACGACTGTGTTATAAAGAGAACGTAAtcgtatttatatttaattaaaattctcaaCATAGTACCCCTCACTCATATCGTCAATAAGGTTTAATTTTCACTTGGTATTAACGGGAAACTACATGTGTTACAATGTTATCATATTTGTATCTacctaattttcaaaatcccTCCAAAATCATGTCACAAATGTGCAATTGTACAATGTTATCATATTCCcaataatactttaataaaggataactatttaaaaaaaaaggatatatGAACTAAATTTTAGTACCTAAATGCTAGGCTGGAAATAATACCACCATGATCAAATttcaacaacatcatcatatTTACTTAGACCTTTTTGTATAATGGTCACCACACATTCACACTTGCATGACTTCAAGGTCAAATTATAGCATCATGCCTCTATGATTATTTGTTTTACAAATGCACATCTTTTTCGAAAACTGAAATagtcataaattaatttaagttattgtaaaaatacttatttttttagataatttaCTAAGTGTTAAAACATTGGAGagtaaatttttgttaaatacaatatcatctaaaattaaatctgtgaaaattaaaaaaaaaattcaaatcttcatagctagtaatattttaaattgctTTGACCATAATTAATGTCATTTCCTGCAATTgccatattttataaatacaaaattatatgtttaaaactaaaaaaatcttgaattataaagaaagaagaaaatgaaaagaaaaaacattgaaaaagtagattcatttcaatttcaattaaacaaaatttgatgataGAGAAAGAAAGGTCAAAACTGTAGATAAAGCATAGAAAGCAGGGCAATCTCGACAGCCCAAAAGCCTCGACGGCGACATTGTCCGCAGCTGTTATAATCAtctaagagagagagagagagttgggAGATTTCGAGCTTCTCTCTATTTCTGCACAGATTGTGTGAGCAGCATCGTCTATTTTTGCATTGTATTTTCTGCATAAGCATATACGGATTTACCTGTCGCTGTTACAAATGTAAGTGCATCATTGCTCTTTCACTAAATCAGGACtgaaaccttttttttttctcaagaaTCACaaaaaagattcaatctttATTGATTTCGTGATCTGGGATTTCATTTTTAAGCTCTTGGGATTTGAGTTGGTGAGGTTGTTCAACCTCAATGCTCATTTCATGTAACATCTCTCTCCCCCTTTTTGTAAAATCGTTATCTCTGCTTCTTTTGATGTGAAAGAAGAGGCAACAATCATGattgttttatggtttttttttttcttatgctttgtgtgttttttctttcttggATTTGCTGATTGGGTTGTGGGATTTTGCAGGAAGGGATCTAAATAGCAAAGAAACTCAAACTCTCTTGTCACTTCAgcaaaattttttgatgaGTGATTTTAGGTGAaaaggtggtttttttagtgtggGGTGAAGTGAAATTTCTTGAGTTGTTATAGAAATCTGAGCATTTCCAATAATTGAGATTGGAGGAGAGGAGCAGAGGAGAAGGTGCTGTTTTCGCCTGAATCTGTCAAGATTTAAGCCAAAATTGACTTGTCTGATTTGAAAGGGGAGGGGTATGTTTGCAAAGTGGAGGTGAGAAAAGGGAAATGGTTGTATTTGCTGTGTCGTTTGTGGTGTAGGCAGAGAGATCATGTGCCAAACAGTGAAAACTTCAGCTTGAAAAGAACTCTCCCTGCAGATCCATTCACATAGCTGTCTTGGTACCACTTCTGGAGCCTGCATGTTGCATTCACTCTCTGGTTAAAAACCAAAACTGTTGAAGATATCAGTGCTTtgactgaaaaagaaaagaaaataataattgctCGGGGTGGGAAAAAGAGAGAGGGGTTCTTGATTGGAAAAGggcttttttttcatttgggGGGTGGGAGAGAACAGTGAACAAGTCAGTTGTAAGTGCATGAGTTTCATCACAACTTTTAGTGGTGGTGGGGCCTAATAATGCGCCTAATGTTTCTTGTTGCTGTTTTCATTTGTAGACAGACATTCATATAGATATAGTGCTTCAAGCTGTGGCTGTCTTTTGAGGGAGACGGAAGGAGCCTTTTTGTTTGGGAAggaattcttctttttatatgCTGTGATTGTGAAGATGAGTAGAGATttgaagaaaggggaaaaggTGGAAAAGGGCTCTTCTTCTGCCATGGCTGAGAAGGTTGTGGTGGCTGTTAAGGCAGCTAAAGAGATTCCTAAGACTGCTCTGGTTTGGGCTCTGACTCATGTTGTTCAGCCTGGGGATTGCATCACTCTTCTTGTTGTCATATCTTCACAGAGTTCTGGTAATAATTACTTAcatttgtttgatttcttGCATTTCcttatgttttcttttcttggcCTTACTTCATGTCTAATGTATAAAGCTTTAATCTTTTGTGTTATTGTTACCATAACTGTTCTTCAAATAGTTCTGGTAATAATCACTTGCATTTGTTTGATTCTTGCCTTTTTTTTCACATGGAATCTTGAATTCTTGCTGTTTCTTATGTTTCTTTTCATGGCCttttatgtttcttttcaTGTCTAAACTGCAATAATGTGTAAAGCCTTAATCTTTGTGTTATTGTTTACATGGAGATTCATTACCTTACCAATTACTGTTTTCGGGTTTCGCTGTTTCAGAGTCTTTTTGTATCCCTATAATGCCGAATGCAAATCTTGGCTTgtataatatgaaaaatcaaaGAGAAGAACTAGCATTTGTTCTTCATACATGTCATGTCTCTAGAGTCGTGAAGGTTTTTGTCTATGGTTTCCGAGTCCACGTGGTGGGTTCCTGCAATTAACACTGGGCTCTCCTTGAACATTTATTCTGCACTCGTACACACTTTGTGTAGTAGATCCGGTCCATCACGTCCCATCTCTAAGCCTTTCAAAATTTCCTCCACGTTAGAGTCACATGTCAAGGTGTCGGAGCTGGCCCAAGATGTTCAACTGTTTTTTCTCACTTGTACTGATTTTTCTTATCTCTGATGGCATCTCATTCGAAACTCATTAATCAGGTAGGAAATTATGGGGCTTCCCAAGATTTGCTGGCGACTGTGCTAGCGGTCACAGGAGATCGAACTCTTATGCAAATGCAGAGCTGAAATCTGATATTACAGACTATTGCTCTCAAATGATTCTTCAGCTTCATGATGTTTATGATCCAAATAAAGTAAGTAGATTGGGAATATGCATGTTTTTACCATTAGTGTTTTTTTCCATGGAAACAGCGATGAATGTCGTTTTTCTGCCTAAATATCACAGATCAATGTGAAGATAAAACTCGTCTCTGGGACGCCAATTGGAGCAGTTGCTGCAGAGGCGAAGAAAAACCAAGCGAATTGGGTCGTTTTGGACAAGTAAGTTTCACTTCACCTAATACTGATGAAGACTGTCTTGTTTTACTCATGTGTTTTAAATCGTTTTGATATCACAGACACCTTAAAAACGAGGAAAAGCGTTGTATGGAAGAACTGCAATGCAACATCGTTGTCATGAAGCGCTCACAACCGAAGGTTCTTCGACTGAATTTAGTCGGGACAGGTAGAAAGGAGCAAGAAGCAGTCAGCTCTGATGATAACAAATCTTCTGAGAAGCAAGAGCCCACTCGTGGACCTCTCGTTACCCCGTCAAGTAGCCCTGAGACGTTCACCGCCACTGAAGCTGGAACGTCATCTGTTTCAAGCTCCGATCCTGGAACTTCGCCTTTCTTCATCACTAACGTGAAGGACGCCCTGAAGAAGGAGAAGCTGCTCGTTATTACTAAGCAAGAGCGCGAGATTCATGAGTCCAGTTCGGATTCTGAAAGTGAGACTCTGTCTTCGTCTTCGAGTCTGAGGTTTCAGCCGTGGATGGCGGACATTGTCGGTTCGCGCTGTCAGTCCATGGACCACGTCGGAGAAAGCTCCGGACGATATAGTACTCGTATGCAAAATCCTGCCACCAAAGCCCTGCTTGATAAGCTGTGTAAGCACGATGACGAAGGTGGCTTCCGATCCCCGAGCTACAGGTCGACTCTTGAGTTCAGCAGCAATTTGAGAGAAGCTATTTCGTTTTCGAGATCAGCTCCGCTCGGGCCTCCACCATTATGTTCTATATGTCAACACAAGACGCCCGTATTCGGGAAGCCTCCTAGGTGGTTCACTTACGCAGAACTGGAGCATGCAACGGGAGGGTTCTCGCAAGCAAACTTCTTAGCCGAGGGCGGTTATGGATCTGTCCATAGAGGTGTCCTCCCTGACGGCCAGACAATCGCCGTCAAGCAGCACAAGCTGGCGAGCTCTCAAGGCGATCAAGAGTTCTGCTCGGAAGTTGAAGTTCTGAGCTGCGCTCAGCACCGGAATGTTGTGATGTTGATTGGCTTCTGCATTGAGGATGGCAGAAGATTATTGGTGTATGAGTTCATCTGCAATGGATCCCTCGACTCTCATCTTTACGGTATAATTTTGCCTTCGATATCAGTCGGAAAGTTCTATTTCGATGCTATCATAGGTAACATGTGTATATAAACGCACAGGCCGCCATCAGAACACGCTACCTTGGAATGCTCGGCAAAAGATCGCAGTCGGAGCAGCTCGTGGCTTGCGGTATCTTCACGAAGAATGCAGGGTTGGTTGCATCGTGCACCGAGACATGCGCCCCAATAACATCCTCCTTACTCATGATTTCGAACCATTGGTACTAACTTCTCTTTCTCCCTCTCCATATGTGGTTATTCTTGATAGTAGTCCTAATCTTTGCCTGCATAGGTGGGAGACTTTGGTCTAGCTAGGTGGCAACCCGATGGCGAAACAGGAGTCGAAACCAGAGTAATTGGAACGTTCGGGTAAAACGCTCGTTCTTTTCATGCTACGGATAACCAATAATAATGCTTGTTCAAGAACTTATATACTGATTGATTACATGTAATGCCTCATGAAGGTACCTGGCGCCTGAGTATGCTCAGAGTGGTCAAATCACAGAAAAAGCCGACGTGTACTCATTTGGCGTCGTGCTGGTGGAGCTCGTCACCGGGCGCAAAGCAGTCGACCTCAACAGACCCAAGGGCCAACAGTGCCTCACCGAATGGGTAAGGCTGAAGCTTTCTGTATACCTCATACGGTGATTTTAAAAGGGTTTCAAGCCTGACCCGATCAAATTACAGGCGCGGCCGCTCTTGGAAGCTTATGCTGTTGATGAGCTGGTAGATCCGAGGCTGGGAAACAACTACAACGAGGGCGAGGTTTACTGTATGTTGCATGCTGCATCGCTGTGCATACGTCGGGACCCTCAAATGAGGCCTCGTATGTCTCAGGTAAGAAGCCGGCGACCTTTAGTTCCCGGGTGTTGATGTTTTTAACAGACAATATGACACATGTATGTTTCTTGTTAAATAGGTGCTTCGGATTTTAGAAGGCGACGGGACGGATTCAGGTCCGCTGATTACATCGGGGTCTGATGTGGGCAGCCGGAGCGGAAGGATGTGGTCTGAGCAACGTCAACATCAGCACCGGCATCGACGCCACATGTCAAGTGAATTGTCTGGGCGATTGAGCTCGAACCTATCTcttaattagagaaaaaagttgGACTTATGCATCAACAAAGCTGTTTTAGATTGATGCCATCGAGATTTTTGCATTGTGTATAGCAATGGTAGAGTATAAGTTTCTGTAACCATCATTGAGAAATGGGATACCCAATTGCTTGGTTagtaatatatacatattttgttttgaaacaATCTTCATCTCCAATCAATGTATACGTTATTCCTCCAAATAAacaatactaatatttagaCAATGAATCGTAACTTAGTTGGTAAGACACGTTCCTCTGACCAATAGATACGAATGAATAAATACAGCCAACTTACTACATAGTATATTCCAGTAATCCATTAAGACAGATTAGCAACAATTTCCTAGCTAGGGTATCATCCAATATTCTTCAAAGAAGTTTTGACACGATGCAGGTCAGAGCAGCTTCCGTAGTACTCCCTGTTTTGCATCTGAAGTATGTATTAGGGCTTCCTCATTTTCGACCTTGCATATCTgagtaagaaaaagaagggTATGGTTTCAGTTTAGTTGCATAACGCAACGCAAGTAACAGAACGGGCAAGATTAGGTTAGTATGGGTACTCTATATGCATTCCACCGCGGTCAGAAGATGGCAGCGTGCTTCCTTGAAGCGAGTTCATTGCCTCGGTTGCATGTTCAACTCCCTGTTAGGAGAAACACACGTTTTTATTTCAGGcttggagtataaaataatgaatagaAAAGGGTCCTAAATCAGGAGAAAGGAACCTTCATTTTCCAGGTGACAAGGGCTCATACCTCGAAATCAGCAAACGCAACTGGCATTCCACCTCTGGCACGGACCTTAAGGCTGTTGAATCCTTGGTATCTGAAATCAAAGGGAAATAGACTACTGATATTCCTACTTTACAATTGATTATAGAAAAGAACTGGTAAAAGATTGATTTAACAGGAATTACACACGGATGACTACGAGATTCCCATATAAACACTTCACAATAACATGTTTTGTTTGTCCTGACAAATAACAATGCAAGGAATGACAACTTACTGCAAAAGAAGTTGCTTCAGTTCCTCTTCAGTACAGGTTGGACCTAAATTAGCAATAAACAATGTAGAGCATGCACCATCTGCTGCCTTTTCGGCTTGCTCCTAAGAAAGCCATTCAATTCAACCAATCATGAGTGTTAAAATATACGGAAAATTGCTTTAGGAGATAGAGGTATAACCTATTTACTTACACTCTCTGGAGCATCATTGCCGTAGCCTGTGTGTTTGCTGCTGTCAAAGCAAGGCGTTGTATAATTAGATTAATGACAAGAATGAAGAACACTAATTGAACACAAAAAGTCCACGGCATAAAGATATTAGAGTATGAAAAGGAATTACTGCTGTCATAAACAAGTCTAACCTTTTCTCAGCTGCTGAAGTGTCTTGATTACCCTCATCAGGGTTGGTGTATGGTTCATCAGAATCACCATCTCctggaaatattaaatttaatcttGTGATGCACAAGGACTGGAGTAACACAAGTGATAACTGAGAAAACATTCAccataaattcacaatttaatGTTACTTAAACCCTCAAACTTTCTTCATGCATATGAAAACATTATCTCTCCCAATGGATATATACCTCTCTGCCACCCCATCCCAAGGATTAAAGGGTTTGTGGAGTTGAAGTATCAGGATGATACCATCCATTTTTTCAGAGGGAAAAATAAGTACGTAAATAAACAGGAAAGATCACAGCATAGTTACCATCGTCACTAGATGATTCCCTAGCATCAGTCTCAGAATTCGTTCTTCTATCAATGACAACATATGGACCACTTCCTGTTAAAAGCAATTCCAATTAGCAACAGTTAACCATCATGCACAGATATGAAATAGTACTACCTCATAACAAAAAATCACTCAATTAGGAAGTATATGTACAGCCTTTGGGTAACCAAGATAACGAAAGTCACTCACCTGGTTTTCTTCTAGAATTTGATCTAGCCAGTTCAATGTGCAAAGTGGAACCAGATTGAGGATCAAATTTAACACCCTGTAGATGTTCCTTCACTTGTTACTAATTACCAAATTATCAAATTCTATGCGTATAAATGTgtcatatatacaaataaaaatgatttggaATGTTATCTCCAGATTAGATTAGAATCATAAGATTTCTTCTCGCTATACAAGGTAACACCACTGCTTTAGGAAAATACAATTCCAGTAAcagattgaagaagaaagcctttttaatggagtactagtataattcaTCCATCTATTTTCCCCACATccaaattatactactaaaaagCCCCCAATTATTTCATGCCTAGCTTGATTTTCTTCCACTAACAATGTATTACTAATGAAACGAACAAAGCATAAAAAAGGAGGACAATCACCAGAAGTTCCCTACAgaaacaaatttcaaattgaaaacTCACATTCAGAGAATGCAGGGCTGCCATTGCCGATTGATGATTCACAAAGGTCGCAAACGCCACAACCTGTCCACTCCAGAGAAAAATTGAAGTTAGAAAACTCATCAGAATCCGCAGAAACTATTTACTGTGCAATTACATCTTCCGATTAATCATGCCATTCAACAATCAGTGTGAAATTTCGAGCAGTAGTTAATAGAATCGAAGAGAATGGAACCTGATTGCCACGTCCGGTGTATTTGAGCTGGCAGGACTCGAATCCGGGGCGGCTGCGGAAGAGGTTGTGAATCTCGCGCGCCTTCACGTCGTCGGGGAGGCCGGAGACGAAGAGAGTGTTGATTCCGTTCCTATCGCTGGGAGCGTAATTGTACTCCGGAGGCGGCGCAGCCAGGTAGAAAGGCTCGTACGGCGGTGGATAAGCCATATCGGAAAATTGAAAGCGACGGCGGCGAAGAATCTCAGTTCCCGGCGGAGAGAGAGGTGGATTTTGCGGTGGGGAAATGTTTCTGTTAATTGTTGAATTGGGCTTTGTTGAAAACTAATTATTGGGTTTatcaaaagaataaatattggGCCGAGTTGATTGGGCTGCAAAGTCTCGTGTCTTTGATAGAGGAATTAGTTAAAATTgagttttattaatattattcaatGCGATAAATAGATCAGTATTTCCATCTCAGATATTTGCAAGTAAATGAATGTTGAGCAATTGAACACTGTTATTAAAGTGTTTAATATGCCAAGATAGGAAACTATAGACTATGAGGTTAAAATGTCCCACCAACCTTGACACTTTGAAttcattttgagaatttgaaaatatatttcttattgtaataaaattacGTAAATAGATAAACTActtacaaattttgatttttaactaataatattagtatttgatataaaaaaaggtTGGGATTTTGTAACAAGGAGGGCTTTTGACTATTGGGGTTAACTATTGTAatgaaactttaaatttataaaagaatttaattaagacTCGATAAAAAAAAGCCCAATTATAAGATAAGTTAGATGTAGTAATATCCGTCCCTTTGTTAGCTGAGATGTTTCTTATTCAAtgcaagatttaagaaaatttttgtTAGACAAGTGGAGaaagaagtactccctccgtccgtcattagaagtctcattcATTGgtggtacgagttttaagaaatgttaagaaaagtgagtggaaaaaagttaatggaatagagtctcacttgtatatattagttttaaatgaaatgtgagtggaatgagttagtgaaaggtgagaccctattaccatttatggtaaaagtgaaccgagactcttTTATTTgcagacggactaaaatagcAAAACAGGACTATTATTCgcgaacggagggagtagtagttaAGAACCACATATTTAAGtgacaaatttgaaattatttctCATTCATTAAGAATCAGTTTAGGGAAAGCAAATATACTCTGAACTTTTATTCGGAATGCGAACTGATCCTATGCTATTTAATTTCgcataattaaagtattttgtTACTTGTACAACATGGTCAAACTATCATAACCGGACATGACTTTGACCATTGTAAAGTGTAATTTTCTAGttatgtagtagtatttcacAATTGTAATTTTTCACTTAAACTTTTTTTGTGTGAACCTCTAATATTGAAGTAATTAGTGATAAACGTACGTATACGTACGTACATAACCGAacttttttaaacattttacattgaaaattattttataaacattaattgatttaaaataaatttcatactaatcATTTTGCAACACTTCAagaaagatttaaaatttatacttaaatatttgtatatttaataaaatatatattttctactaaatattgtatattaattcaaatcataGTCGAAATCATGCTACGATTCgacataaaatttctatatcacTTCTTTGTTATTGCTACAtatattacaataaataacaaaattaatttttaattaaattcacttaaatctaaaaatttttaaaatattatgtacatGTACATAATTGTACGTTTATCTTTTCCCATCATATAAATAAGCCCATAGTCCTTCCAATATATTTGCACAATTAAAGAAAGGacttcaaaataataatcagattcaaataaaaagaaatgaaatatgacattttccaACTTGCAgtgtttttaaaattcaaaagttCTCCCAACTTGGTGCCTTAAAATCCAAAACCTACCTACCCATTGTTTTGAATCTACTCAGAAATTTACAACATCCATACCACCAATTTTATCATC
This window contains:
- the LOC125205234 gene encoding uncharacterized protein LOC125205234 isoform X2; amino-acid sequence: MAYPPPYEPFYLAAPPPEYNYAPSDRNGINTLFVSGLPDDVKAREIHNLFRSRPGFESCQLKYTGRGNQVVAFATFVNHQSAMAALHSLNGVKFDPQSGSTLHIELARSNSRRKPGSGPYVVIDRRTNSETDARESSSDDGDGDSDEPYTNPDEGNQDTSAAEKSKHTGYGNDAPESEQAEKAADGACSTLFIANLGPTCTEEELKQLLLQYQGFNSLKVRARGGMPVAFADFEGVEHATEAMNSLQGSTLPSSDRGGMHIEYARSKMRKP
- the LOC125205234 gene encoding uncharacterized protein LOC125205234 isoform X1 produces the protein MAYPPPYEPFYLAAPPPEYNYAPSDRNGINTLFVSGLPDDVKAREIHNLFRSRPGFESCQLKYTGRGNQVVAFATFVNHQSAMAALHSLNGVKFDPQSGSTLHIELARSNSRRKPGSGPYVVIDRRTNSETDARESSSDDGDGDSDEPYTNPDEGNQDTSAAEKSSKHTGYGNDAPESEQAEKAADGACSTLFIANLGPTCTEEELKQLLLQYQGFNSLKVRARGGMPVAFADFEGVEHATEAMNSLQGSTLPSSDRGGMHIEYARSKMRKP
- the LOC125205231 gene encoding inactive protein kinase SELMODRAFT_444075-like, which codes for MSRDLKKGEKVEKGSSSAMAEKVVVAVKAAKEIPKTALVWALTHVVQPGDCITLLVVISSQSSGRKLWGFPRFAGDCASGHRRSNSYANAELKSDITDYCSQMILQLHDVYDPNKINVKIKLVSGTPIGAVAAEAKKNQANWVVLDKHLKNEEKRCMEELQCNIVVMKRSQPKVLRLNLVGTGRKEQEAVSSDDNKSSEKQEPTRGPLVTPSSSPETFTATEAGTSSVSSSDPGTSPFFITNVKDALKKEKLLVITKQEREIHESSSDSESETLSSSSSLRFQPWMADIVGSRCQSMDHVGESSGRYSTRMQNPATKALLDKLCKHDDEGGFRSPSYRSTLEFSSNLREAISFSRSAPLGPPPLCSICQHKTPVFGKPPRWFTYAELEHATGGFSQANFLAEGGYGSVHRGVLPDGQTIAVKQHKLASSQGDQEFCSEVEVLSCAQHRNVVMLIGFCIEDGRRLLVYEFICNGSLDSHLYGRHQNTLPWNARQKIAVGAARGLRYLHEECRVGCIVHRDMRPNNILLTHDFEPLVGDFGLARWQPDGETGVETRVIGTFGYLAPEYAQSGQITEKADVYSFGVVLVELVTGRKAVDLNRPKGQQCLTEWARPLLEAYAVDELVDPRLGNNYNEGEVYCMLHAASLCIRRDPQMRPRMSQVLRILEGDGTDSGPLITSGSDVGSRSGRMWSEQRQHQHRHRRHMSSELSGRLSSNLSLN